In Streptomyces sp. NBC_00448, the following are encoded in one genomic region:
- the lanKC gene encoding class III lanthionine synthetase LanKC, protein MIEQTYAMADPDYYRPVETLADRGREYAPSKVPDGWQSFDHYLWRSWGRKGRPMPDQGWKVHVSARADRIADVLDVVADECFARGIPFKHVAATRFVLLLQHKHASRTQSGKLVVAYPADERAARTLMGALAARLESEQGQFILTDRRFGDSQVVHYRYGSFTPRRRLQPDGTGTPVLRDGRGRIVTDRREPRFHLPEGITDPFAPDSAPDDTGTDFHGFAFDHAVRHSNGGGTYAGRELATGRKVFIKEARDHTGLSWDGLTAVERTRREWDTLRALHDAHPGICPEPIAYFREWEHEFLVTEFIEGMTLNSWVVARSPVTQVEARRPDFDRYTADCEAVVASLAEQVRVLHALGYLFGDVSPGNVLVGDGDQPRLVDFEAARGLRDKGVSVATDGYAPPAHLVQDDPAVQDDYGISALVRLMLGPTFATADRYPRSLEHLRADLQERMAVPPALWERAVRYHPADGPELLPGPREVAADPVRHLRDLRDKVADALTSMADPDRADTLFPTIPDGYASNTVCVAYGSAGVLHALRHSGVTVHEDLVARFRRDALATAGSLPPGLHVGLAGVAWVLADHGYLDEARDLLAAATEHPLTGRRAGFAEGAAGVAMTHLSLFEHTGDHRHVDTAERLLSALPADGELAGLLAPDDPTGWLHGRCGIAWALHPLAAVTGDTGHLDRGVRLLHHELDRAMPAASASPHFPLSATDRRSMPYLFSGTAGILRAVCRYTTVCADERLAAVESDLLPRLRTTYTVMPGLYQGLAGLGFALADHAAVSGDEASARSALRTARALFKYAVPGATGVRFHGEKLKRFSADLWSGGAGVLLFLDQVLGAGQDRLFSLDRLSARHRAAATAPAATDPRADDGTGRNRHDPSHGKSGPWTK, encoded by the coding sequence ATGATCGAACAGACCTATGCGATGGCCGACCCCGACTACTACCGGCCCGTCGAGACCCTCGCGGACCGCGGCCGGGAGTACGCCCCGTCGAAGGTCCCGGACGGCTGGCAGTCCTTCGACCACTACCTGTGGCGGTCCTGGGGGCGCAAGGGCCGGCCGATGCCCGACCAGGGCTGGAAGGTGCACGTCTCGGCCCGCGCCGACCGGATCGCCGACGTCCTCGACGTGGTCGCCGACGAGTGCTTCGCGCGCGGCATCCCCTTCAAGCACGTCGCGGCCACGCGTTTCGTGCTGCTGCTCCAGCACAAGCACGCCTCCCGCACGCAGAGCGGCAAACTCGTGGTCGCCTACCCGGCCGACGAACGGGCCGCCCGGACGCTGATGGGCGCGCTCGCCGCGCGACTGGAGTCCGAGCAGGGGCAGTTCATCCTCACCGACCGCCGCTTCGGCGACTCCCAGGTGGTCCACTACCGCTACGGCTCCTTCACGCCCCGGCGCCGGCTCCAGCCGGACGGCACCGGCACGCCGGTGCTGCGTGACGGTCGCGGCCGGATCGTCACCGACCGCCGCGAGCCGAGGTTCCACCTGCCCGAGGGGATCACCGACCCGTTCGCGCCGGACAGCGCGCCCGACGACACGGGGACCGACTTCCACGGCTTCGCCTTCGACCACGCCGTCCGGCACAGCAACGGCGGCGGGACCTACGCCGGCCGCGAACTCGCCACCGGCCGGAAGGTCTTCATCAAGGAGGCCCGCGACCACACCGGGCTCTCCTGGGACGGCCTGACCGCCGTCGAGCGCACCCGGCGCGAGTGGGACACCCTGCGGGCGCTGCACGACGCGCACCCCGGGATCTGCCCCGAGCCGATCGCGTACTTCCGCGAGTGGGAACACGAGTTCCTGGTCACCGAGTTCATCGAGGGCATGACGCTCAACTCCTGGGTGGTCGCCCGCAGCCCGGTGACCCAGGTGGAGGCGCGGCGGCCGGACTTCGACCGGTACACCGCCGACTGCGAGGCGGTCGTCGCGTCGCTGGCGGAGCAGGTGCGGGTCCTGCACGCGCTGGGGTACCTCTTCGGCGACGTCAGCCCCGGCAACGTCCTGGTCGGCGACGGCGACCAGCCGCGCCTGGTGGACTTCGAGGCGGCGCGCGGGCTGCGGGACAAGGGCGTCTCGGTGGCCACCGACGGATACGCGCCCCCCGCCCACCTGGTGCAGGACGACCCGGCGGTCCAGGACGACTACGGCATCTCGGCGCTGGTCCGGCTGATGCTCGGCCCGACCTTCGCCACGGCGGACCGCTACCCCCGCTCGCTGGAGCACCTGCGGGCCGACCTCCAGGAGAGGATGGCCGTGCCCCCGGCGCTGTGGGAGCGCGCGGTCCGCTACCACCCGGCCGACGGCCCGGAACTGCTGCCGGGCCCGCGGGAGGTGGCGGCCGACCCGGTACGCCACCTCCGCGATCTGCGCGACAAGGTCGCGGACGCCCTGACCTCGATGGCCGACCCGGACCGCGCGGACACCCTCTTCCCGACCATCCCCGACGGGTACGCCAGCAACACCGTGTGCGTCGCCTACGGTTCCGCGGGTGTCCTGCACGCGCTGCGGCACAGCGGCGTCACCGTGCACGAGGACCTCGTCGCACGCTTCCGCCGCGACGCGCTGGCCACCGCCGGGAGCCTGCCGCCGGGGCTGCACGTCGGGCTGGCCGGCGTCGCCTGGGTGCTGGCCGACCACGGATACCTCGACGAGGCGCGCGACCTGCTCGCCGCCGCGACCGAGCACCCGCTGACCGGCCGGCGGGCCGGCTTCGCCGAAGGCGCGGCCGGGGTGGCGATGACCCACCTGTCGCTCTTCGAGCACACCGGCGACCACCGGCACGTCGACACCGCCGAGCGCCTGCTGTCCGCGCTGCCGGCGGACGGGGAACTGGCCGGACTGCTGGCGCCCGACGACCCGACCGGATGGCTGCACGGCAGGTGCGGCATCGCCTGGGCGCTCCACCCGCTCGCCGCGGTCACCGGGGACACCGGCCATCTCGACCGCGGGGTGCGGCTGCTGCACCACGAGTTGGACCGGGCGATGCCCGCCGCGTCGGCGTCGCCGCACTTCCCGCTCTCCGCCACCGACCGCCGGTCGATGCCGTACCTGTTCAGCGGCACCGCCGGAATCCTGCGCGCGGTCTGCCGCTACACCACCGTCTGCGCGGACGAGCGCCTCGCCGCCGTCGAGAGCGACCTCCTGCCGCGGCTGCGCACCACGTACACGGTCATGCCGGGCCTGTACCAGGGCCTGGCCGGGCTGGGCTTCGCGCTCGCCGACCACGCGGCCGTCAGCGGCGACGAGGCATCCGCCCGCTCCGCGCTGCGCACCGCCCGGGCCCTGTTCAAGTACGCGGTCCCCGGCGCCACCGGCGTCAGGTTCCACGGCGAGAAGCTCAAGCGGTTCAGCGCGGACCTGTGGAGCGGCGGCGCGGGCGTCCTGCTCTTCCTCGACCAGGTGCTCGGCGCGGGCCAGGACCGGCTGTTCAGCCTCGACCGGCTGAGCGCGCGCCACCGCGCGGCTGCTACGGCACCGGCCGCCACCGACCCCCGCGCCGACGACGGCACGGGACGCAACCGACACGACCCCTCCCACGGAAAGAGCGGACCATGGACCAAGTGA
- a CDS encoding thioester reductase domain-containing protein, which translates to MPGELYVAGAHVARGYLGRAALTAERFVADPHRSRERMYRTGDVVRWSPEGLVEFVGRADHQVKIRGFRIEPVEIEAAPLADDRVSRAVVVVREDTPGDKRLTGYVVPAAAGADVSAAELRAAVADRLPAHMVPAAVVVLDALPLTANGKLDRRALPVPAYPADVTGREPRSRREAELCALFAEVLGVERVGVDDSFFVLGGHSLLATRLVGIVNERLAAALPLKVIFDHDTVAALAPLLDAAPAAGATSLPAAADRLIADVHLDPAVTAEGHTPRVPDGRAPRSVLLTGATGFLGAFILREVLDRTAADVFCLVRAADPGQALKRVHRTLDGYGLWEERFAGRIVPVPGDLEQPLLGLPPERFDRLARQVEAVFHNGARVNLTEPYARLRNANVLAVREICRLVALHRVKPVHYVSTLSTAIAGPGDPEVLPEAWRSDPALLEFSGYAASKWVAEGILRLAHERGIPTAVHRPAHVSGDSRSGVVSGDDALWHFVRACVELGARPATEVDFQANLVPVDFVAKAFTHLALGGRADGTVYNIAAPAATETVTVTVLDRVAALGYRLEPVPYDAWRQRLADAAARTPVSERTSLHAALLLDSAPRPTTGAYRLRADRRNLLRGLAGTRLIGAPVGSALLHQYLTYFIETGFLPRPPEDAHESGA; encoded by the coding sequence GTGCCCGGCGAGTTGTACGTCGCGGGGGCCCATGTGGCGCGCGGCTATCTCGGCCGGGCCGCGCTGACGGCGGAGCGTTTCGTCGCCGACCCCCACCGGTCCAGGGAGCGGATGTACCGCACCGGCGACGTGGTGAGGTGGAGCCCCGAGGGGCTGGTGGAATTCGTCGGCCGGGCCGACCACCAGGTCAAGATCCGCGGCTTCCGGATCGAGCCGGTCGAGATCGAGGCGGCCCCCCTCGCCGACGATCGGGTCTCCCGGGCCGTGGTGGTGGTGCGGGAGGACACGCCCGGGGACAAGCGCCTGACCGGCTACGTCGTCCCGGCCGCCGCCGGCGCGGACGTCAGCGCCGCGGAGTTGCGGGCGGCCGTCGCGGACCGGCTGCCGGCCCATATGGTGCCCGCCGCCGTGGTCGTGCTGGACGCGCTGCCGCTCACGGCGAACGGGAAGCTGGACCGGCGGGCCCTGCCCGTGCCCGCGTATCCGGCCGACGTGACCGGCCGGGAGCCGCGGTCGCGGCGCGAGGCGGAACTGTGCGCGCTGTTCGCCGAGGTGCTCGGCGTCGAGCGGGTCGGCGTCGACGACAGCTTCTTCGTCCTCGGGGGCCACTCGCTGCTCGCCACCCGGCTGGTCGGGATCGTCAACGAACGCCTGGCCGCGGCCCTTCCGCTGAAGGTGATCTTCGACCACGACACCGTCGCCGCGCTCGCGCCGCTGCTGGACGCGGCCCCGGCGGCCGGGGCGACGAGCCTGCCCGCCGCCGCGGACCGGCTGATCGCCGATGTCCACCTCGACCCCGCCGTCACCGCCGAGGGGCACACGCCCCGGGTGCCGGACGGGCGGGCCCCGCGCAGCGTGCTCCTCACCGGCGCCACCGGTTTCCTCGGCGCGTTCATCCTGCGCGAGGTGCTGGACCGCACGGCCGCGGACGTCTTCTGCCTGGTGCGCGCGGCCGATCCGGGCCAGGCCCTGAAGCGGGTCCACCGGACCTTGGACGGGTACGGACTGTGGGAGGAGCGGTTCGCGGGGCGGATCGTCCCCGTCCCGGGGGACCTGGAGCAGCCCCTCCTGGGACTGCCGCCGGAGCGCTTCGACCGGCTCGCGCGCCAGGTCGAGGCGGTCTTCCACAACGGCGCCCGGGTCAACCTCACCGAACCGTACGCGCGCCTGAGGAACGCCAACGTGCTGGCGGTACGCGAGATCTGCCGGCTGGTGGCCCTGCACCGGGTGAAGCCGGTGCACTACGTCTCCACGCTCAGCACCGCCATCGCGGGCCCCGGCGACCCCGAGGTCCTGCCCGAGGCATGGCGCAGCGACCCGGCCCTGCTGGAGTTCAGCGGCTACGCGGCGAGCAAGTGGGTCGCGGAGGGCATCCTCCGCCTCGCGCACGAACGGGGCATCCCGACCGCCGTCCACCGCCCGGCGCACGTCAGCGGCGACTCCCGCAGCGGCGTGGTGAGCGGCGACGACGCGCTCTGGCACTTCGTCAGGGCCTGCGTCGAGCTGGGCGCACGCCCGGCCACGGAGGTCGACTTCCAGGCGAACCTGGTCCCCGTGGACTTCGTGGCCAAGGCGTTCACCCATCTCGCGCTCGGCGGACGGGCGGACGGCACGGTCTACAACATCGCCGCCCCGGCCGCGACCGAGACCGTGACCGTGACCGTGCTGGACCGGGTGGCCGCCCTCGGCTATCGCCTGGAGCCCGTCCCGTACGACGCGTGGCGGCAGCGGCTCGCGGACGCGGCGGCGAGGACGCCCGTCTCCGAACGGACGTCGCTGCACGCCGCCCTGCTGCTCGACAGCGCTCCGCGGCCCACCACCGGGGCCTATCGGCTCCGGGCCGACCGGCGCAACCTCCTGCGGGGGCTGGCCGGCACCCGGCTCATCGGGGCCCCCGTCGGGTCCGCGCTGCTGCACCAGTACCTCACGTACTTCATCGAGACGGGCTTCCTGCCGAGGCCGCCGGAGGACGCCCACGAGAGCGGTGCGTGA
- a CDS encoding cysteate synthase, with product MSAKDVVRNSTVPTHTARHYDLVCRACGHTMADDGLTLRCPRSHPPALLRTRYHDRELAVSPAADGLYRYRRWLPVVRTLPGAGRTVVYRGEELGRALGLDDLWIAFNGYWPERGADLRTGTFKELEAYAVFGRLPEHPPVLVVPSVGNTAAAFASVFSRTGVECLLVVPDSGLHRFAAVPDLAPTVRLVSIAGGDYDDAIELAERVSALPGFRAVGGAWNVARRDGLATVLLSAVEVMGALPEVYVQAVGSAVGAIAVHEAATRLIASGHYGPATPRLLICQNEGVAPVHRLWHEGPAARGPLDKQQRRAATGRVYADELVNQHPPYALTGGIEEALRTSGGDVLHCPGEAARAAAGLFARTEGIDIEPAAAVALACLGRSVREGRVPRGARVLLNITGGGRARLSAGTRDDLAARPVLRLDPATLESPGTLQRVRELFPAAEASA from the coding sequence GTGAGCGCGAAGGACGTTGTCCGCAACAGCACGGTCCCGACGCACACCGCACGCCACTACGACCTGGTCTGCCGGGCCTGCGGCCACACCATGGCCGACGACGGACTCACCCTGCGCTGCCCGCGGAGCCACCCGCCCGCGCTGCTGCGCACCCGCTACCACGACCGGGAACTCGCGGTGAGCCCCGCGGCCGACGGCCTGTACCGCTACCGGCGCTGGCTGCCGGTCGTCCGCACCCTTCCCGGGGCGGGCCGGACGGTCGTCTACCGCGGCGAGGAACTGGGGCGCGCGCTGGGGCTCGACGACCTGTGGATCGCGTTCAACGGCTACTGGCCGGAACGCGGCGCCGACCTGCGGACCGGCACGTTCAAGGAACTCGAGGCGTACGCCGTCTTCGGCCGGCTGCCCGAGCATCCCCCCGTCCTCGTGGTGCCGTCCGTCGGCAACACCGCCGCCGCGTTCGCGTCCGTGTTCTCCAGGACCGGGGTGGAGTGCCTGCTCGTGGTGCCGGACAGCGGACTGCACCGGTTCGCCGCGGTCCCCGACCTCGCGCCGACCGTCCGGCTGGTGTCGATCGCGGGCGGCGACTACGACGACGCCATCGAACTGGCCGAACGGGTCTCGGCGTTACCGGGGTTCCGGGCCGTGGGCGGGGCGTGGAACGTCGCCCGGCGCGACGGTCTCGCCACGGTCCTGCTGTCCGCGGTCGAGGTGATGGGCGCGCTGCCGGAGGTCTACGTCCAGGCCGTCGGCAGCGCGGTCGGGGCGATCGCGGTCCACGAGGCGGCCACCCGGCTGATCGCCTCCGGCCACTACGGCCCGGCGACACCGCGGCTGCTGATCTGCCAGAACGAGGGCGTCGCACCGGTGCACCGGCTGTGGCACGAAGGCCCCGCGGCGCGCGGTCCGTTGGACAAGCAGCAGCGCCGCGCCGCGACCGGCCGGGTGTACGCGGACGAACTCGTCAACCAGCACCCGCCGTACGCCCTCACCGGAGGCATCGAGGAGGCGCTGCGCACGAGCGGCGGTGACGTCCTGCACTGCCCCGGCGAGGCGGCCCGCGCGGCGGCCGGACTCTTCGCGCGGACCGAGGGGATCGACATCGAACCCGCGGCGGCGGTGGCCCTCGCCTGCCTGGGCCGATCCGTGCGGGAGGGCCGCGTGCCCAGGGGCGCCCGCGTCCTGTTGAACATCACCGGCGGCGGCCGCGCGCGGCTGTCCGCCGGGACCCGGGACGACCTCGCCGCCCGGCCGGTCCTGCGCCTGGACCCCGCCACGCTCGAATCCCCCGGCACCCTCCAGCGGGTCCGGGAGCTGTTCCCCGCGGCGGAGGCGTCCGCCTGA
- a CDS encoding ATP-binding protein produces MKSESLATETSGDLLTPLSSFVGRVDEMVEASRLLRGTRLLTLTGTAGAGKTRLALEVARKEQRGGRQAIAVVELGACAGPESVASRVFAALHGRIDADTLFAEAKGSGVKLDGWLVVIDNCEHVIGECGLLVGRLLARYPGLQILATSREALRIPGETVYPVTGLPLPDPDGRPSASEYLRSDAVRLFADRARAVVPDFALTQENAADTGAVCERLGGLPLPIELAAQLIRTFSVAELRKRLDDPLSLLVGGWRTASTRHRSWRAALTWSYDLLKPMEQMLFRRLSVFPGGFGVDAAVAVVADEVPASSVPGLLTALESKSVIRSPAGPGREEAGAGRFHMLEPVRCYAHQQLRDLHEEEQAYEGLTRWLAALVSPLWRTGIASRETMRTAGAELANLRHALEGPAADDDERRLLLVGGLVTLDTDTDTDPGAGTDTALLVHGALRATKPEARYRAIALEAAGMLAARRGAHREALHAMQEAVDRERASAPSPLLCRLLLRLSLLKEHAGDRSGALEDLTASVRAGEQPADELTFAVCVGHLARHELTRGDPTSAARLIDRALPAVPAVPPEWQCDVMHVAGALAVERDDLSTAERHFTAPLRSPAKGPGDAAGLIEGLAVVAVRRFQFERGLHLISAAEEMAESVTCGLRSHPWWRQRVEAARAAGVNGLTSRADRELALGRSLRPDEVVAYALGDAPAAPPARDEVRHGPLSPRQWAVAALLIQGLTNRQIASRIHVSVRTVETHVRNIRGTLGLRSRSHIAAWAAQSQQ; encoded by the coding sequence ATGAAGAGCGAGTCTCTGGCGACGGAGACGTCCGGTGATCTGCTGACCCCGCTGAGCAGCTTCGTCGGCCGGGTGGACGAGATGGTGGAGGCGAGCAGACTGCTGCGGGGCACCCGGCTGCTCACGCTGACGGGAACCGCGGGCGCCGGGAAGACCCGGCTGGCCCTCGAAGTGGCCAGGAAGGAGCAGCGCGGCGGGCGCCAGGCGATCGCGGTGGTCGAACTCGGCGCGTGTGCCGGACCGGAGTCCGTGGCCAGTCGCGTCTTCGCCGCGCTGCACGGCCGTATCGACGCCGACACGCTCTTCGCGGAGGCGAAGGGGTCGGGCGTCAAGCTGGACGGCTGGCTGGTGGTGATCGACAACTGCGAGCACGTGATCGGCGAGTGCGGGCTCCTGGTGGGCCGGCTGCTCGCCCGGTATCCGGGGCTCCAGATCCTCGCCACCAGCCGCGAGGCGCTGCGGATACCCGGCGAGACCGTATATCCGGTGACCGGGCTGCCGCTGCCGGACCCTGACGGCAGGCCCTCGGCCAGCGAATACCTGCGATCGGACGCGGTCCGGCTGTTCGCCGACCGGGCCCGCGCCGTGGTGCCGGACTTCGCACTCACCCAGGAGAACGCCGCGGACACCGGGGCGGTCTGCGAGCGGCTGGGCGGCCTGCCGCTCCCCATCGAACTCGCCGCACAGCTGATCCGGACCTTCTCGGTGGCCGAGCTGCGGAAGCGGCTGGACGACCCGCTCTCCCTCCTGGTCGGCGGGTGGCGGACGGCGTCCACCCGGCACCGGAGTTGGCGGGCGGCGCTCACCTGGAGCTACGACCTGCTCAAGCCGATGGAGCAGATGCTGTTCCGGCGGCTCTCGGTCTTCCCGGGCGGCTTCGGCGTGGACGCCGCGGTCGCCGTGGTCGCGGACGAGGTCCCGGCGTCGTCGGTGCCCGGGCTGCTGACGGCGCTCGAATCGAAGTCCGTCATCCGGTCCCCGGCCGGCCCGGGTCGCGAGGAGGCGGGGGCCGGCAGGTTCCACATGCTGGAACCGGTCCGATGTTACGCCCACCAGCAACTCCGCGATCTGCACGAGGAGGAGCAGGCGTACGAAGGACTCACCCGGTGGCTCGCGGCCCTGGTGAGTCCTTTGTGGCGAACGGGGATCGCCTCCCGGGAGACGATGCGCACGGCGGGGGCCGAACTCGCCAACCTGCGGCACGCCCTCGAAGGGCCGGCCGCCGACGATGACGAGCGCCGGCTGCTGCTGGTGGGCGGGCTGGTCACCCTGGACACGGACACGGACACGGACCCGGGGGCCGGTACGGATACGGCCCTCCTCGTCCACGGCGCCTTACGCGCCACGAAGCCCGAGGCGCGCTACCGGGCGATCGCCCTGGAGGCAGCGGGGATGCTGGCCGCTCGGCGCGGCGCGCACCGCGAGGCGCTGCACGCCATGCAGGAGGCAGTCGACCGGGAACGCGCGAGCGCGCCGAGCCCCCTGCTGTGCCGCCTGCTGCTCCGGCTCAGCCTGCTGAAGGAGCACGCCGGCGACCGTTCCGGCGCCCTCGAAGACCTCACGGCGAGCGTCCGCGCGGGCGAACAGCCGGCGGACGAGCTGACCTTCGCGGTGTGCGTGGGCCACCTCGCCAGGCACGAGTTGACCCGCGGCGATCCCACCTCGGCGGCCCGGTTGATCGACCGGGCGCTCCCCGCCGTACCCGCCGTCCCGCCGGAGTGGCAGTGCGACGTCATGCACGTGGCGGGGGCACTCGCCGTCGAACGTGACGACCTCTCGACGGCGGAGCGGCACTTCACCGCGCCGCTGCGGTCGCCGGCAAAGGGCCCCGGCGACGCGGCCGGGCTGATCGAGGGGCTCGCCGTGGTGGCCGTCCGGCGCTTCCAGTTCGAGCGCGGGCTCCACCTGATCTCGGCCGCCGAGGAGATGGCCGAGTCGGTCACCTGCGGGCTGCGGTCCCATCCTTGGTGGCGTCAGCGGGTCGAGGCCGCCAGGGCCGCCGGCGTCAACGGCCTGACCTCCCGGGCGGACCGCGAGCTGGCCCTGGGCCGTTCGCTCCGCCCGGACGAGGTGGTGGCTTACGCGCTGGGCGACGCACCGGCAGCGCCGCCGGCGCGGGACGAGGTCCGGCACGGCCCGCTGAGCCCGCGCCAGTGGGCCGTGGCCGCCTTGCTGATACAGGGATTGACGAACCGTCAGATCGCGTCGCGGATTCACGTGTCGGTGCGCACGGTGGAGACCCACGTCCGCAACATCCGCGGCACGCTCGGCCTGCGCTCGCGCTCCCACATCGCGGCATGGGCCGCCCAGTCCCAGCAGTGA
- a CDS encoding MbtH family protein produces MNPFDEPDGEFLVLVNDEGQHSLWPASFDVPDGWRVGHDRAGRTGALAYIEENWTDMRPRSLAEAMDG; encoded by the coding sequence ATGAACCCCTTTGACGAACCGGACGGCGAGTTCCTGGTGCTGGTCAACGACGAAGGACAGCACTCCCTCTGGCCCGCGTCCTTCGACGTGCCCGACGGCTGGCGCGTGGGCCACGACCGGGCCGGCCGCACCGGTGCCCTTGCCTACATCGAGGAGAACTGGACGGACATGCGGCCCAGGAGCCTGGCCGAGGCCATGGACGGGTGA